GACTGCTTCAAATCCCTGGATAAAGGCTGAAAGGTCAAGGCCGGTCTTGCCAAACAAACTGACAGCCGATTTTCCCATGATTATTCCCAATATTCCGCCGGTAAGTGAAAGGAATACCGTTTCAATCATAATCATGTAAAATATCCTGATTTTATTCATGCCAATAGACATGAGCATGCCCAATTCCCTGATTCTTTCAAGTACCACCATCAGCATGGTGTTGATGATGCCAAAACACATAGCCAGTAATAAAATCAGCATGATGAC
The nucleotide sequence above comes from Bacteroidota bacterium. Encoded proteins:
- a CDS encoding FtsX-like permease family protein, coding for VIMLILLLAMCFGIINTMLMVVLERIRELGMLMSIGMNKIRIFYMIMIETVFLSLTGGILGIIMGKSAVSLFGKTGLDLSAFIQGFEAVGYSAVIYPSLDWSFYFELAVLVIAIGIIASIYPARKALKLNPAEAIRTI